A portion of the Corynebacterium heidelbergense genome contains these proteins:
- a CDS encoding TatD family hydrolase, giving the protein MAKKKRPTPELPEPLIPLFDAHTHLGHTVPKDALEEGLEEAVGKLVDRAVRAGVRGICTIGEGLTDTELAVRIAHINERVWAACAMHPTKADTLDSEARERLVALAQDTRCVAIGETGLDRYWLERDPETPSLEVQEEALRWHIDLACAVGKPLMIHNREADEDLLRILDDAPEPTAVILHCFSSPLDVAKECLDRGYVLSFAGNVTFKPNDHLRAAAAYAPSDMLLVETDAPFMTPMPFRGAKNEPGFVGYTARAIAQERGEDPAFFAAQVTANAERLYGVSVTDGD; this is encoded by the coding sequence ATGGCCAAGAAGAAACGCCCCACGCCCGAGCTCCCAGAACCCCTGATCCCGCTGTTTGACGCGCACACACACCTAGGACACACGGTGCCCAAGGATGCACTGGAGGAGGGGCTGGAGGAAGCGGTAGGCAAGCTCGTTGACCGTGCGGTTAGGGCCGGGGTGCGTGGGATCTGCACGATCGGCGAAGGTTTAACCGACACCGAATTGGCCGTGCGCATTGCCCACATCAACGAACGAGTGTGGGCGGCGTGCGCGATGCACCCGACGAAAGCGGACACGTTGGACTCGGAGGCACGGGAGCGGCTGGTTGCACTCGCCCAGGACACACGGTGTGTGGCGATCGGGGAGACGGGACTGGACCGCTACTGGCTTGAACGAGATCCGGAAACCCCGTCGCTGGAGGTGCAGGAGGAAGCTCTGCGTTGGCACATCGACCTGGCTTGCGCGGTGGGCAAACCCCTGATGATCCACAACCGGGAGGCCGACGAGGATCTACTGCGGATCCTCGACGACGCACCGGAGCCGACCGCCGTGATTCTGCACTGTTTTTCCTCGCCGTTGGATGTGGCCAAGGAATGTTTGGATCGCGGTTACGTGCTGTCGTTTGCGGGTAACGTCACCTTCAAACCGAATGATCACCTCCGAGCCGCGGCGGCGTATGCCCCGTCGGATATGTTGCTGGTGGAGACCGATGCTCCATTCATGACGCCAATGCCATTTCGCGGGGCCAAAAACGAACCCGGCTTCGTGGGGTACACGGCCCGGGCTATAGCGCAGGAGCGTGGGGAGGACCCGGCGTTCTTCGCCGCACAGGTGACAGCCAATGCGGAGCGGTTGTACGGAGTCTCTGTGACCGATGGCGACTGA